GCTCTGTGCCTCTTCTTAACTTCATTATGATAAAGTCGTAAGGGTTAAGTACGCTAATCTTAAGCTTTTCATCTTGGTAAATTGTTATAACTCTATCCCTATAGCCCTCAGGTAAGGAGATTACGCTCCATCCACTTACCTTTTCAGAAAGG
The DNA window shown above is from Hydrogenobacter hydrogenophilus and carries:
- a CDS encoding DUF6036 family nucleotidyltransferase; this translates as MKGDLEEIYLELKKRGFESDLSEKVSGWSVISLPEGYRDRVITIYQDEKLKISVLNPYDFIIMKLRRGTEQDIEDCLIYSMP